Within the Arachis duranensis cultivar V14167 chromosome 10, aradu.V14167.gnm2.J7QH, whole genome shotgun sequence genome, the region CCGGTTCGAGCTCGAGACCTGCGGTTGCTTCTTCCTCCGATCCAGTGTATGAGGCAGTGGTCCAGCCTGCCGCCTCCCCATCGTTTGCTGTTGATCTCGCCGGCAATGTTGGAGATGAGGTTGGATATGATGAACATCATCCGACTGAAGTACAGTGTCCTCCACCGGCTGGTGTTGGCGAGGGATTGTGTGATGATCCAGATGATGATGAAGTCGAGCCAGATATTATCGCTGATGAAAGCGGCGATGATGTTGGAGCGAGTGATCCGATAAGGCCTACTGGTGGTTCTAGTTCTGGCACAAATCAGTACCCACCCcatttttcatctttggatctggATGCCATGAGGCAGGACGAACATCTTGGGCAGCTAACTAGATTTGGCGCTAGAGATACCGACGGGTCTGCCGGTATGACAGAGTTCCAGGTTGGTCAATAATTCCAGGATAAAGATGAGGCGCTGTTGAGTGTCAAGACGTACAGCATCCGCCGAGGGGTACAGTACAAGGTGGTTGAGTCTGACTATCGCCGATGCGTGGGAAAGTGTTCTGAATTTgggaatgggtgcacatggttgattaGGCTGAGCCTCCGACAGCACAAGGGTATCTGGGAAGTCAAGAGGTACAACGGGCCGCATACCTGTCTcgccacctccatctccagcGACCATAGGAGCTTGGACTACCACGTGATAGCGACATTCATCATGCCAATGGTTAGGGCTGACGCATCCGTCAACATCAAGGTGCTTCTAAATGCAACGGCAGCACACTTTGGCTTCAGGCCTACATACCGGAGGGTGTGGATGGCAAAGCAGAAGGCGGTAGCAATCATCTACGGGGACTGGGATGAGTCGTACAACGAGCTCCCTCGGTGGGTCTTAGGAGTTCAGTTGACTATGGCTGGCACTGTAGCAGTCCTCAGGACCTGCCCTGTTCGAGTTGGTGGACAGGTGGATGAGTCTCAGGCTTATTTTCATAGGATGTTTTGGACTTTTCCCCCTTGTATCGAAGCATTTCGCATTGCAAGCCGTTGGTGAGTATTGACGGCACCCATCTATATGGCAAGTATGGGGGAACATTGCTTGTGGCTATTGCACAGGACGGGAATTCCAACATACTCACTGTGGCATTCGCACTAATTGAGGGTGAGAATGCTGAGTCATGGTCCTTCTTTCTCTCCCACCTCCGTCAGCACGTGACACCTCAGCCAGGTCTGTTAGttatttcagataggcataacGGCATCAAGGCAGCACTTGAGGCACCTGATGGGGGATGGCTACCTCCGTCTGCATACCGGGCATTCTGCATTCGACACGTTGCAGTGAATTTCGCCCTCACCTTCAAGGGCAAAGATGCTCGGAGGCTTCTTGTGAACGCCGCATATGCGAAGACCGAGGTGGAGTTTGACTACTGGTTCGACATCCTGCGCTCTGAGAATCTGGCAATGTGTGACTAGGCGAACCGAATTGAGTACTCGTTGTGGACACAGTACTGTGATGAGGGTCGGAGATTCGGGCACATGACGACCAATATTTCGAAGTGTGTCAATTCAATCCTGAAGGGGGTAAGAAACCTCCCTGTTTGCTCGCTGGTGAAGGCCACATACGGAAGGCTGGCTGAGCTATTTGTCCGTAAGGGTAGGGAGGCCGAGGCTCAGATGGGTACTGGACAACAATTTAGTCAATACCTAGTAAAGTGTATCGATGCCAACCTGAAGACAGCCAGGTGTTTCACGGTGACTGTTTATGACAAGGATAACTCGGAGTACACCGTGGCTGAGACGACTCCGACAGGTTCATTCTCACTTGGTACGTACAGGGTCTCATTAGGGTCCAAGACTTGTGATTGTGGATACTTCCAAGCACTTCATTTTCCGTGTCCTCACGCACTGGCCTGCTGTGCTTATTCACGCCTTACATGGCAGCCTTACGTCCACCAGGTCTATCGCCTTAGTTCCATTTTCGGTGTCTATCAGATGGGATTTACACCTCCCATTCCAGAGGGTTTCTGGCCACCATATGCCGGGCCTACCGTTATACCGGATCCAAACATGAGGCGTGCGAGGGAGGGTCGTCCAAGGTCCACACGCATTCGCACCAACATGGATAATGACACGCATTTGCACCAACATGGATGATGCAGATCCGAACCGGCCAAAGAGATGTGGCCTCTGCAGGCAGCCAGGACACACCCGTCGTAGTTGTCCACAAGCCGCAGGACCCAGCGGGAATGCTGGGAATTAATAGGAGATTTGGTttgtctatttttattttttactatatcAGCAGATGTATTTTATTTCAGTTAGCAACCATTGTTCTACGTGAAACTAAGTTGTATTCTATAAGTGTTGAAACTTGTAATTCGTACCACATATGTATGTTGAATGTCTTCCTAATTTTGGAATTTAGTGACTAAAACAAACTACACTATCTGATGGGATGACTGATAATATGTAACATAATATCAACGTACATAACATAACATCAAAGTACGTAACATCAAAGTACATAACATAACATAACATCAAAGTACATAACATCAAAGTACATTACATAACACTGATAACCAACAAAGAAGGTACATAATATAAACATAATAACACGACATACACCACTATCCATAAATCATCTAAATAGGTGCGACCCCGTGCCACATCGGCGTGGCACCCGTGTCCTGTAACCCCTACGTATAAGTGGCTCCTCATCCTCAATCGAGTCGTCGCTGTCATCCGGAACTGCGTCTGTCGGGGTCATGTGCGGAACATGCACGGGTCTGGATGATGACGGGCCGGCAACTGAATGTGACCCCATAGTCTGGGCCGATGTAGGCGTCCCACCAAGGGCAAAGGTATGCACAGGAGGCACCGTGGGTGGCTCGTTCAGATCTACACCTAGCGGTGCCTGTGGCCCTGACGTGTGAACCCGTCCTGGTGCAGCCTCATCCTCCTGCATGATGGTCCTGATATCCTCAAGGAAATGTGGTCCACCGAACTCGGCAACAACGCCATCGCTAGCAAGGAAGTCTGGAAATATGGAGCGCAGACTCACCCATGGAGTACTCTCTTGAAGGGTCTGATCGTCACCGAGAACACCAACAAAATAATCTCCAAGAGAGCCACCAACACCCCCAGCGTCAGCGTGGCTCGTGGGATCCCCCATACCAGAACCATACCAGAACCCTGATGGGGCCTATCAACCCCCGCCGCATCACCCCCTCCAGCTGCATCCCCCCCAGGCTGATGGGCAGCCTCTCTAGGCGCAGCCCCTCTCCTCCTGCCTCCACGACCACGTCGTCTCCCACCACCCCTGACTGCGTCGTCGACGTCATCCATAGCTTGCTCCAACCAATCTACCTCACGCTGGCTACGACGTGTCCCGACTCGAGCTCTCCTCTCAATACGACGTCTGTCAGGTACATCATCCACTCGATCCATCTCTGGAACTCGGCCTGCACCCCTCTGTGTAGCCTCCTCCGGAATAGGAATACCTCTCGAATCTCCCAAGAGCATCTCCGGTGAAAGGAACCTCTTTCCGTGCTGATGCCACCATGTCAGGAACTCATGGGAGGGGCCGGGATCGGGCACGATGTCGAACTGTAAAATGTGGTCTGCACGCTCCTGCCAGTAAAGATGCCAGTCAGGTAAGTGCGACGAAAACCAACGGTCACCTCCTCTCCCGTCCTTTAACATCAAGAAGTCGATGTTTAGGGCGGGTCGCGGTGGGGCTGAACGCCACCAAACTGCGGTAACACTCTATCAACCTGATGCCACTTGACAACCGCAAAGTAAATCAGGGACGTCACACACCGCCATAACATCGTATGCCGAGGCTCCAGGACCTCCGGATGGACAACCTGGATGACATCGAGTGCGCTATAGGGCATCCATATGAACTGTAATAAAACCAAATAAACGCAATTTTATACTTCTGACAGAAAATATAAACTGAAAGAATAGGTGGATATATATATCGGCTCAGCGTACTTACATCCCGAGGCTGTAACAAGTCGATCTTCAGGCGAGCCATCTGTATGCGGGGTCCCTTGTTGCTAATCCCAGGATTGTAACCAGACCATCTGCATAAGAAGTTAAACATTTTAATGCGTTCATGAGTCATTGTACAATGCATGAAGCTGCTAGCATAATCGAAAATATATACAACAGGCATACATAATACAAAACAATATCGGTACCTCGAGGCAAGAGGCCAGCTAAACTCATCATACCCAGTAGGCCTAAAAGTAGGAAACCTCCAGAAGATCCAAAACTGCAGTAACTGTAAAGGCCCAGCTAACTTCACGACATGTCTGTTGGCGACCCGGCACATGCACCGGTACAACCATGCTAGAGCCGCCGACCCCCAACTGTAGCCACCCATCTCCTCAAGCCGAGCAACATAGGGTAGCCATCTGATGTGTATACAGTTGCCGGACTTGTCGGCAAACAGCTGCGTGCCCAATAACATCATGATATAGGCACGGGCAAAGCGCCTAACTGTCTCCTCATCAGCCCCGTCGGGACACTCTCCAAATGTCTCCTGGAACCAGGTGCAGTTCACTGCGAATTTCTGAACTTGGTTCTCGAACTTGGTTTTCGGGAGGTAAAACACCGAGCAACTCATGGAACCACTGCCAAGCTGGCCTCCCACCCTCAATGTAAAGGTGGAAGTCTGTCAGGCAACCATTGACGTAATGTCCGTCCACTGGCAACCCCAGCTGGTATGTGACGTCTTGAAGCGTGATGGTGCACTCTCCGAAAGGCATGTGGAAGGTGTGCGTCTCAAGCCGCCACCTCTCGACGAATGCGCTAACTAGGGGCTCGTCTAGTCGAAACCATCTGTCGTTCAGTCTCGCAAGATGGTACAATCTggccatctgcaagtacggaACGTACCTCTCATCAAGACGCATCCCCTGCTACCGCCTAACGCTGGATATGCAACGCCGAGGCTGGGCAGTAGATAAACCGCATAATTAGAACAGATGCACAAAGCACTAGC harbors:
- the LOC107469252 gene encoding uncharacterized protein LOC107469252, producing MASEDSFLVLVHHRGSIKRKTRSGVKFTDKDPLCIIVSPATSYDGLMSSVLGKLGLEGVKRVKKFFYRIPITVLHDTVKYDCFTIGSDEDLQVMFLSRRQFLEVRTPELLAKFVDVVSSSGWSNRNANTIATAAGSSSRPAVASSSDPVYEAVVQPAASPSFAVDLAGNVGDEVGYDEHHPTEVQCPPPAGVGEGLCDDPDDDEVEPDIIADESGDDVGASDPIRPTGGSSSGTNQYPPHFSSLDLDAMRQDEHLGQLTRFGARDTDGSAGMTEFQTYSIRRGVQYKVVESDYRRCVGKCSEFGNGCTWLIRLSLRQHKGIWEVKRYNGPHTCLATSISSDHRSLDYHVIATFIMPMVRADASVNIKVLLNATAAHFGFRPTYRRVWMAKQKAVAIIYGDWDESYNELPRWVLGVQLTMAGTVAVLRTCPVRVGGQDGNSNILTVAFALIEGENAESWSFFLSHLRQHVTPQPGLLVISDRHNGIKAALEAPDGGWLPPSAYRAFCIRHVAVNFALTFKGKDARRLLVNAAYAKTEVEFDYWFDILRSENLAMCD